The genomic window GAATAATAAGCACTCCTACAGGCTTAATACAAGCCAATTCTTAGAAATGCTAAGGTCTTTCTTGAAAGCAGATGTCATTTTCGACCCGGACTCATGTCCTGGTTGTAAATCAGGTAAGATGATCCGAATATTGACCTTCAGCGCTAATACTTCGCAGATGATTTTCCACCTGCATTTGCAAAAACAGGAAGTCAAAACGAGTGAATCCATAATCGAGTCGATATACAATTGCCCCAATTTAAGAATCTAACTCGCTATATGCACCCACATTAAAAGAAATATAATCAAATTGAAGTACATGAAATCTTTTGAGTACCATTTCTACACTTTCCATAAATTTTGATTTCCCATATGATCGGATGATTAGCTGGAGGCTTATGCTTCATTCAACGCAGAATTAAATCGAAGGAAAGTTTCGTTCAATCCTTGTGTGTTATCGGTAGCTTTTCTTCCTTCGTTCAATGCTCGGTGGTTACAAGTTGTCGGCTACAAACTGTTGTGAAAAGCTTTTAATCATTTGCCTAACTTGTCTGAAGTGTTCTAAAATTTCTTCTTCTGTCCCTGTTGATTTTGCAGGGTCAGGAAAGTTTTGATGAAACATTTTTTTGGCTTTGGTCGGAAAGAACGGACAGCTTTCTTTGGCGTTGTCGCACACTGTTATTACAAAGTCGAAATCAATATTAAAGTATTCGTCAATATTTTTTGATCTGTGTTTCGAAATGTCAATGCCGTCCTCTTTCATTATGGCAATTGCTCTTGGATTTACTCCATGAGTTTCTACACCGGCACTAAATATTTCTGCTTTATCACCAGCGAAATGTCGCAAGTAAGCTTCGGCAATTTGGCTTCGACAACTGTTGCCTGTGCATAGTACTAATACTTTTTTCATACAGTCAGCCAAAGTAAGTTAATGATTGTAAACCTAGCATCAAATCCAAAGACAATATTTAAGAGTGTAATGCCAAACGTTATGACTATTGGCTTACGATATTTAATGATATACGCTTTCATAAGTTTAGCAGCAACCGCCTCCAGGTGTGCAACACCCTTGACTTGTTTCCAATTCGGTAAATTGTAGTTCTTTCGGTATTCCGCAATTGTCTTTGGCTAAACAGTCGGTTTGTTTTGCTGTCAGTAAAAAGTTTTCGTCTTGAAAGTCCAAACCGTATTTACCGATTGTGTCGGATTGGTATTCTACTTCAATTTCTAAGTCCTCGTTTCCGAATAGTTTTTGGGTGAGTTCAATAATTCGAAGAAGTTTATTGGGTTCTAATCTGTGGTCGGTGTCGTTTGCAACCCAAACTTGAAAGTTTATTACCTTTTCTTCTCTTACTGTCCCACCGCAGTCAATAAAGTATTTTGTGATTAGTCCTGCTTCTGTTAAGTGAAAATGTCTTGGAACATATATTCCGTTTGGTTGAATAAAGTTTACAGCGTTTAAATTATTCAAGTGTTGTTTGAAAGTTGATAGTTTCATTTTGTTTAATTTTTGTGTTAGCAACAATCAGTTTTTTTCTTTTTTAATTTGTCAGAAATGTTTGTGAAATAGCTTTGGAGTTTACTCAATGCTTTTTCGTCAATGCAGTAACAAATTGCGTTACCTTCAATGCTGCCTTTAATAAGTCCAGCGTTTTTGAGTTCTTTTAAGTGTTGAGAAACTGTAGGTTGTGCTAAAGGCAATTCATTAACGATGTCGCCACAAATGCAAGTGTCCACCTTCATTAAATACTCCATAATAGCAAGCCTTGCAGGATGTCCCAATGCCTTTGCGAGTGTCGCAATGGCATTTTGTTTGTCTGTAAAATGTTCTTTCTTTGTCGCTCCCATTTCTGATAATTAGATTGCAATATTACGATAAAGATTTGAAGTAGCAAGCTGTCCTGTGAAATAATTTATCAACTGTCAATTTATGAATTGTTTGGTCGTGGCCGTCGGTTGTTTTTAGTACCAACTTTCAGGTTAGCACTATCGTCATAGATTTACCAATAACGTGAGTATGGACACTGTACTGCCCTGCGTTGGCTTTGAGCGTTGAGCTTTGGGAAACATAGGCGACCATATGGAGTTCGAGGAAATATTCATTGAGAGTAGGCTATGGGACATCAAAGTAAATCAGTTCGGAAACGGGCGAAACTAATTCACCCTCTTTTGCCGTTGAACTTAAATAAAGCCGTGTAACCATATCCCCATGAGGGGATAAAAAACAAATAATATAATCGGTTTGATTGTCGCCATCTAACTGACCAAACCATTCCAATCTGTCAAATCCATATAGGGTTTCTCCAAAAGTTCCAACGCTTATTCCTGCATCTAACTTTTGCTTTTTATCTGTATTACCAACAACATAGATATCTGATACTTCTCCAATTTTAGTTTCACCATCTTTTACTTCCTTCGAAATTGGGTCAACCCAAAGCCGGGCAGCCTCAAAGTAAGCAGATTGTTCAATAGCGTCAGACAGTTCAGGAAAACTACCAACCAAAATTCCAGTTCTCAATTGGTTTTTGGAACCAATAATATAATCAAGTTCGTAGTTTGAGTATGCAGTCGTAACATACCGTTATTTCATTTTGTCCCCATCGATTGAAATAAAATGAGATAAACCGCTTATTTCATGTAGAACAGTATTACAACCTACCTGGGAAAGCCCGTACCAATGCCATTCATGGTTGTATTTAAATTCTGATTGGTAAGATACTCCTGCTCTCAATAAAATAAAATCACTTCGAAATTCTGGTTGATAGAATTGCTTAACCATCCCCAACCCACTATCCACAACATGATCCAAGTTTCTTATAAACCCGTCCCAAATCCAACCTACTTTGCCTTGGAGGTTAATTTTTAGCCAATATCCAGCACATAATGTTGGGGATGAATTAGGGTTTTTCTTCAAAATGCCCCGTGAAACCCATGAACCACAGTAAATCGAATCGTACTTTGTTTCGCTGATGTTGGTTTTAGAAAGAAGCCTACCAAATGGAATAGTATCAATTAGTTCACGATTATCAGGATGATCGTAAACAGGACAACCTTCTGGGTTTATGGAAACGAAAATCCGGTTTTGATTATCAGTATCCCATTGTGCCAAAACATCGTTTTGACCAAAAACACAAAGCAATCCTATTGCAAAATAACTATTTATTTTTTTCATTTTTTATCTATTGTAATTTCCACGAACGGCAGACTGTGAAAATACCATATTTTTTGTTTTCAACTGTAAAAAACACCTGGTAAAATTTCATATAACCGAATTTTAGACGTGATAAAGGCAACATTTATATAGACCGCGAATAGTTTGCAAAAAAAATAATCGTTCCCACAGGCGTAATACAAGCAATGCGGGAGGAAGGTAAGCATCATCAGGCAAACCTTCGTTCAGTTGCTTTAATGCATGTAACAAATACCTCCTAAAATTATTCCGCTTTTGTTTCTCTGCCAAGTAATCCGCTTGCTTCAAATGTTTCTTTAATCCACACATAGGCAACCTCCCAACCAAGTTCTTCAAGAACTTGCTGGGTTGCTGTTTCAACCAGTCCATCTTCTGAATATTCGTAGCTCATTTATGCTATCAAATAATTTCGTTTTGTGTTATACATCAGCAAATACCCTCTTTTGTTAGCATCGCTTAAAAAGGACCGACTTACCAAGGTTTCCATATAGGGTTGATTTTCTAAAAATGGATATATTAATTTATTAACTCTGCTTTCTGCTACACCTATTCTTTTTGCAAATTCTGTGAAATCACTTTTAGAAGGATGTTCGCTTTTTTTGTATTGTTCACTTTTAAATCCATCTGCAAATAATCCTTTATCCAAAGCAAAATCAGAATCATCTACATGCAGTTTTGTATTTACCAAATCATAAGCAGGGCTTAACAAGTAATCTCCTTTTGTTGATTCAAGCAGCGAAAAATTTTTTAAGTGTGCGTCACCATTTGAAAACAAGAAATTGAATACC from Saprospiraceae bacterium includes these protein-coding regions:
- a CDS encoding winged helix-turn-helix transcriptional regulator; the protein is MGATKKEHFTDKQNAIATLAKALGHPARLAIMEYLMKVDTCICGDIVNELPLAQPTVSQHLKELKNAGLIKGSIEGNAICYCIDEKALSKLQSYFTNISDKLKKKKTDCC
- a CDS encoding arsenate reductase ArsC, which encodes MKKVLVLCTGNSCRSQIAEAYLRHFAGDKAEIFSAGVETHGVNPRAIAIMKEDGIDISKHRSKNIDEYFNIDFDFVITVCDNAKESCPFFPTKAKKMFHQNFPDPAKSTGTEEEILEHFRQVRQMIKSFSQQFVADNL